A portion of the Dehalococcoidia bacterium genome contains these proteins:
- a CDS encoding PaaI family thioesterase, with protein sequence MIPVSPFMDWVGAQAQWIGNDGVRISLSLAPHHTNPTGVMHGGVVATLLDEAAALAVRRRLDEQPGHLSPLLLVEMNVSFIAGARPGDVLEVEGRVLHLGRRVVFAEAEARRGQALVAKGRFTFVRQPSQPEQ encoded by the coding sequence ATGATCCCAGTGAGCCCCTTCATGGACTGGGTGGGAGCCCAGGCCCAGTGGATAGGTAACGACGGTGTACGCATTTCTCTCTCCCTGGCCCCTCACCATACCAACCCCACGGGGGTGATGCACGGGGGCGTAGTGGCCACCTTGCTGGACGAGGCCGCCGCCCTGGCCGTGCGGCGGCGCTTAGACGAGCAGCCAGGCCATCTCTCCCCCCTCCTGCTGGTGGAGATGAACGTAAGCTTCATAGCTGGCGCCCGCCCAGGCGACGTCTTGGAGGTGGAGGGCAGGGTCCTGCACCTGGGGCGGCGGGTGGTCTTCGCCGAAGCGGAGGCACGGCGAGGCCAGGCCCTGGTGGCCAAGGGGAGGTTCACCTTCGTCCGGCAGCCTTCCCAGCCCGAGCAGTAG